A region from the Lolium perenne isolate Kyuss_39 chromosome 4, Kyuss_2.0, whole genome shotgun sequence genome encodes:
- the LOC127329985 gene encoding patatin-like protein 1: MAASYACRRPCESCSTRAMAGSVVGQPVAPGQRVTILTIDGGGIRGLIPGTILAFLEARLQELDGPDVRLADYFDCIAGTSTGGLITAMITAPGKHRRPLFAAKDINRFYLENGPYIFPQRRSALAAVIASLRRPRYSGKYLRRKIRDMLGDTRICDTLTDVVIPTFDVKLLQPIIFSTYDARSMPLKNALLADVCISTSAAPTYLPAYYFQTADDNGKTREYNLIDGGVAANNPTMVTMTQITKKMICKDREELYPVKPSDCGKFLVLSIGTGSTSDQGLYTAEQCSRWGIIRWLRNKGMAPIIDIFMAASSDLVDIHAAVLFQSLHSDGNYLRIQDNSLRGPAATVDAATPENMRELVRIGERMLAQRVSRVNVETGRYEEVQGAGSNADALAGFARQLSEERKTRFGRRRRSTMRGAGCSRSSC, from the exons ATGGCGGCGAGCTACGCGTGCCGGCGTCCCTGCGAGTCTTGTAGCACGAGGGCGATGGCGGGAAGTGTCGTCGGCCAGCCGGTGGCGCCGGGGCAAAGGGTGACGATCCTCACCATTGACGGTGGCGGCATCCGGGGCCTCATCCCAGGCACCATCCTTGCCTTCCTCGAAGCCAGGCTGCAGGAGCTGGACGGGCCGGACGTGCGCCTGGCGGACTACTTCGACTGCATCGCTGGGACGAGCACCGGCGGGCTCATCACCGCCATGATCACCGCGCCCGGCAAGCACAGGCGCCCGCTCTTCGCGGCCAAGGACATCAATCGCTTCTACCTCGAGAACGGCCCATACATTTTCCCCCAAAG GAGGAGCGCGCTCGCGGCTGTGATCGCGTCGCTGCGGCGGCCGCGGTACAGCGGCAAGTACCTGCGCCGCAAGATCAGGGACATGTTGGGTGACACGAGGATCTGCGACACGCTCACCGACGTCGTCATCCCCACCTTCGATGTCAAGCTCCTCcagcccatcatcttctccacatatGAC GCCAGGAGCATGCCCCTGAAGAACGCGCTGCTAGCCGATGTCTGCATCAGCACATCCGCCGCTCCGACCTACCTCCCCGCCTACTACTTCCAGACCGCAGACGACAACGGCAAGACGCGCGAGTACAACCTCATCGACGGCGGTGTCGCGGCCAACAATCCG ACGATGGTTACGATGACCCAGATCACCAAGAAGATGATTTGCAAGGACAGGGAGGAGCTGTACCCGGTGAAACCGTCGGACTGCGGCAAGTTCCTCGTGCTGTCCATCGGGACGGGGTCGACGTCCGACCAGGGGCTGTACACGGCGGAGCAGTGCTCCCGGTGGGGCATCATCCGGTGGCTACGCAACAAGGGCATGGCACCCATCATCGACATCTTCATGGCGGCCAGCTCGGACCTCGTGGACATCCACGCCGCCGTGCTCTTCCAGTCGCTGCACAGCGACGGCAACTACCTCCGCATCCAGGACAACTCGCTCCGGGGTCCGGCGGCCACGGTGGACGCGGCGACGCCCGAgaacatgagggagctcgtcaggATCGGCGAGCGGATGCTGGCTCAGCGTGTGTCGAGGGTGAACGTGGAGACGGGGAGGTACGAGGAGGTGCAGGGTGCCGGGAGCAACGCCGACGCGCTTGCCGGGTTCGCCAGGCAGCTCTCCGAAGAGAGGAAGACCAGGTTCGGGCGCCGGCGCAGGAGTACCATGCGTGGGGCTGGCTGTTCGAGATCCAGCTGCTGA